A genomic region of Acipenser ruthenus chromosome 9, fAciRut3.2 maternal haplotype, whole genome shotgun sequence contains the following coding sequences:
- the LOC131738003 gene encoding odorant receptor 131-2-like encodes MVLNTTSNVSTTAEELQGTHAIANFQMAFSQTLVCVLLYVNCAMIFTFFKKEAFRENTRYILFAHMLVVDTMQLALVDLAVVIVYCRIFPPDGVRILLSMLMFALSCHTPLTLTAMCLERYVAICMPLRHADISTVKAAWVSIGIVWVIGWVPTSIDLFIVIATQRPPIYTEGVYVFYEIMLRYPWQYILKSSISLFYFAVIVGIVAFTYIQIIRVARSASADKNSTSKASNTITLHAFQLVLCIVVLICPLIEAEVKKIDVKSLSSVRYFDFIVFTLSPRCLSPLIYGLRDEKFSRVLKYYIICGLTKTVVPVAIDV; translated from the coding sequence ATGGTCCTAAACACTACCAGCAACGTCAGTACCACTGCAGAAGAACTACAGGGAACCCACGCGATTGCTAACTTTCAGATGGCGTTTTCACAGACACTGGTCTGTGTCTTACTATATGTGAACTGTGCCATGATCTTCACATTCTTCAAAAAGGAGGCCTTTCGAGAGAACACACGCTACATTTTGTTTGCGCACATGCTGGTCGTCGACACCATGCAGCTGGCGTTGGTTGATTTGGCGGTCGTGATAGTCTATTGCCGCATCTTCCCACCTGACGGAGTGCGCATCCTTCTGAGCATGTTAATGTTCGCTTTAAGCTGTCACACACCTCTGACTCTAACTGCAATGTGCTTGGAACGCTACGTAGCTATTTGCATGCCACTAAGGCATGCCGATATCTCTACAGTCAAAGCTGCCTGGGTTAGTATTGGCATTGTTTGGGTTATTGGCTGGGTCCCCACCAGCATTGATCTCTTTATTGTCATAGCAACACAACGACCACCTATTTACACGGAAGGCGTATATGTGTTTTACGAAATTATGTTAAGGTACCCGTGGCAATACATTCTGAAGTCAAGCATCTCTTTGTTCTATTTTGCCGTAATAGTCGGAATTGTGGCATTCACCTATATTCAGATAATAAGGGTAGCTAGATCTGCTTCAGCAGATAAAAACTCCACGTCCAAAGCTTCCAACACGATAACCCTGCATGCTTTTCAGTTAGTGCTTTGTATAGTCGTACTTATTTGCCCTCTTATAGAAGCGGAGGTAAAGAAAATAGACGTGAAAAGCCTATCAAGCGTGCGGTATTTTGACTTCATTGTCTTTACTTTGTCCCCGCGCTGTTTAAGTCCACTTATCTATGGACTGAGGGACGAGAAATTCAGTAGGGTGcttaaatattatattatttgtggATTGACAAAAACAGTGGTCCCAGTTGCAATAGACGTGTAG
- the LOC117407169 gene encoding odorant receptor 131-2-like yields MDNLTFLHENATQPDFTLTAVTVFKICVIIPFFCIFMYSIILMLYTFYSQRQFWQSGRYVLFAHMLVSDTIHLLFSIVLFLLFKANVQIPFVYCQLLIFISSVSYMVTPINLATMSLERYIAICNPLRHAEICRVERGWIVILMFWIVSCVPFIAHISLEGPLADKDIYSGTLCRKQSANSSPSQKLANVVSSGLCFAVVATIVLYTYVRILLETRKVRADKASARKALKTVLLHGIQLGLCMLSFTYPVTEDIIQRQDIWFKDHIGFLNYFSFMLLPRFLSPLIYGVRDETFKKHMKRNLPCYSSKITPE; encoded by the coding sequence ATGGACAACTTGACTTTCCTCCATGAAAATGCTACCCAGCCAGACTTCACTTTGACTGCTGTCACTGTGTTTAAGATCTGCGTGATCATTCCCTTCTTCTGTATCTTCATGTATTCCATTATTCTGATGCTCTACACTTTTTACTCACAAAGGCAGTTCTGGCAGAGTGGACGCTACGTTCTGTTTGCCCACATGCTAGTGAGCGACACCATCCACCTCTTGTTCAGTATAGTGTTATTCCTTTTGTTCAAGGCCAACGTCCAAATCCCTTTTGTGTACTGCCAGCTCCTAATATTCATATCTAGTGTTTCTTACATGGTCACACCTATCAATTTGGCAACCATGTCTCTGGAGCGCTACATTGCTATCTGCAACCCATTGAGGCACGCTGAAATATGCAGGGTGGAGAGAGGCTGGATTGTCATATTAATGTTTTGGATCGTTAGTTGTGTCCCTTTCATTGCACACATTTCTTTGGAAGGACCGTTGGCTGATAAAGATATTTATTCTGGAACACTCTGCAGAAAGCAGAGTGCTAATTCATCACCTAGTCAAAAACTCGCAAACGTCGTCTCTAGCGGACTATGTTTTGCTGTGGTTGCCACCATCGTTCTCTACACTTATGTCAGAATCTTGCTAGAGACTAGGAAAGTCAGGGCAGATAAAGCTTCTGCTAGGAAAGCTCTCAAAACAGTACTATTGCATGGGATTCAGCTGGGTTTATGCATGCTATCATTCACCTACCCTGTCACTGAAGATATCATTCAACGTCAGGACATTTGGTTTAAGGATCATATTggctttttaaattacttttctttCATGTTGTTGCCTAGGTTCCTCAGCCCCTTAATATATGGGGTGCGGGATGAGACTTTCAAAAAACACATGAAACGAAACTTGCCTTGCTATTCCTCAAAAATTACACCTGAGTAA